The following proteins come from a genomic window of Candidatus Latescibacter sp.:
- a CDS encoding ABC transporter permease, whose product MPDKLKTRPTFTTALFRSRNAAIGLVIVGIFLFCAAFASIITSHDPYEINLTLKEMAPSFHHPFGTDSLGRDVYARVMFGTRISLKVGVIAMSISLLIGTIFGALAGYFGGKLDTLIMRVTDIFLALPAAILALAVMAIFENPSINKIFFVLGFIGWTTIARLVRSRVMEIKNEEYVLASVALGFGWMRTLFRHVLPNSMAPIIVAATIGIAGNILTEAWLSFLGLGAEPHIPSWGRMITEGQSYLALASKPWIYVAPGVALFLTVIGFNLLGDGLRDVLDPTLKE is encoded by the coding sequence CTGAAAACAAGGCCAACCTTCACAACCGCTCTTTTCCGCTCCCGAAATGCTGCGATCGGATTGGTGATTGTGGGAATATTTCTTTTCTGCGCGGCTTTTGCTTCCATCATCACCTCACATGACCCGTACGAGATAAATCTCACCTTGAAAGAAATGGCCCCCTCTTTCCATCACCCGTTCGGAACAGACAGCCTGGGACGTGATGTCTATGCCCGCGTGATGTTCGGAACGCGCATCTCGCTCAAAGTCGGGGTCATCGCCATGAGCATCTCCCTTCTTATCGGGACGATCTTCGGCGCCCTGGCAGGATATTTCGGCGGAAAGCTCGATACCCTGATCATGCGCGTCACCGATATTTTCCTGGCTCTGCCGGCGGCAATTCTTGCCCTGGCGGTTATGGCCATTTTCGAGAATCCCTCGATCAACAAAATATTTTTTGTCCTGGGATTTATCGGGTGGACTACCATCGCCCGTCTCGTGCGCTCACGGGTCATGGAGATAAAGAACGAGGAATATGTTCTTGCTTCGGTGGCGCTTGGATTCGGCTGGATGCGGACCCTGTTCCGTCATGTGCTCCCCAATTCCATGGCGCCGATCATTGTGGCGGCAACCATCGGAATCGCCGGAAACATTCTCACCGAGGCCTGGCTTTCATTCCTCGGCCTGGGGGCGGAACCGCATATCCCCTCCTGGGGAAGAATGATAACCGAGGGGCAGTCCTATCTCGCTCTCGCTTCCAAACCCTGGATTTATGTTGCGCCGGGAGTCGCCCTGTTTTTGACCGTGATCGGATTCAATCTGCTGGGCGACGGTCTCAGGGATGTGCTCGACCCGACGCTGAAAGAATGA
- a CDS encoding glycoside hydrolase family 20 zincin-like fold domain-containing protein, protein MAKTISILSVLFTICFGIAAAGTISPQEEKQWLRYLIPLPHEISIRHAVTLNPADVRITLRKNAGEIEKNAARELEELFKTKSGKMPAGKSFEIRLGVRDSGVGSRLLERLGKVSHPDQGYIIQPVGTNRLILTGLHEKGVYYAARTLYQLLEPKITPDAVSVPLASVFDWPDMDERGVWNFPSPSEWIPWMTSYKMNWGNMYIQPSQIKRSEKNVAIIDTTLLREGRIRAFNYLPEILHLNFLAPFGLFRAYPELAGVGDGALAGRYFAHKEGDQHRAPCASNPLLTGIITEWLTDIARQGGNEVTCWLTERPAQCGCATCTSEGQFVWEARAYVNAWREARKTWPNLRIRLFISTTTDQRYHKVLAEAPPEVRIERCCATTMERVEHEPRDLFADPLFDRYAAEGRWVATYDVPLIANGKVDTPEFKVPQSSAHRIRDYVRQLIDRRWSAAYGMMAWGNAAVRQLVDPAGSRQDNVKDMARIICGFDIIALSEWSWNVNGRSEQEFAVAWATREGYENPEAVGEWSELMGPVEFDVYDSDFPVCYSWGKAASMVRDKVRPMLGEGMFRYYRDTQDFDRKIDACGKALTIAGGFRNPYLANETRVIVSYIKLAKTIYLVAEQVSTDDLHAPGNQITLRESLKNLNLAGKENVEAIRNWRGALGPEPWSYRVYDAIKGTETTVKDITGFVSYRYLY, encoded by the coding sequence ATGGCAAAAACCATTTCCATTCTGTCTGTCCTTTTCACCATATGCTTTGGTATTGCCGCCGCAGGGACCATTTCCCCCCAGGAGGAAAAACAGTGGCTGCGGTATCTCATCCCGCTGCCCCATGAAATCTCCATCAGGCACGCGGTCACCCTAAACCCGGCAGACGTCCGTATCACTCTGCGGAAAAATGCCGGGGAGATAGAAAAGAACGCCGCCCGTGAGTTGGAAGAACTGTTCAAGACCAAATCCGGGAAAATGCCCGCCGGGAAATCGTTCGAGATACGGCTCGGCGTCCGCGATTCCGGGGTGGGCAGCCGCCTGCTCGAAAGGCTGGGGAAAGTCTCCCATCCGGACCAGGGATACATCATCCAGCCGGTGGGAACGAACCGTCTTATCCTTACCGGGCTCCATGAAAAGGGAGTATACTATGCCGCCCGTACCCTGTATCAACTCCTTGAACCGAAGATAACTCCGGACGCTGTTTCAGTTCCGCTGGCATCCGTTTTCGACTGGCCGGATATGGATGAGCGGGGAGTATGGAATTTTCCGAGTCCCAGTGAGTGGATCCCCTGGATGACCTCGTACAAGATGAACTGGGGAAACATGTATATACAGCCCAGCCAGATTAAACGCAGCGAGAAAAATGTCGCAATCATCGATACCACACTGCTCCGTGAAGGACGCATCCGGGCTTTCAACTATCTCCCTGAGATTCTCCATCTGAATTTCCTGGCGCCGTTCGGGCTTTTCCGTGCTTATCCCGAGCTTGCCGGCGTAGGCGACGGCGCTCTGGCGGGAAGATATTTCGCTCACAAAGAAGGCGACCAGCATCGCGCTCCCTGCGCCTCCAATCCTCTCCTGACCGGGATTATCACCGAGTGGCTGACCGACATAGCCCGTCAGGGCGGGAATGAAGTGACCTGCTGGCTGACCGAGCGCCCGGCTCAGTGCGGGTGCGCAACATGCACTTCTGAGGGCCAGTTTGTTTGGGAGGCGCGGGCGTATGTCAATGCCTGGCGAGAGGCAAGGAAAACCTGGCCGAACCTTCGCATCCGGCTGTTCATCTCGACCACGACAGACCAGCGGTATCACAAGGTACTGGCCGAAGCGCCGCCCGAAGTGCGGATAGAGCGCTGCTGCGCCACCACCATGGAGCGGGTGGAGCATGAACCGCGCGACCTTTTCGCCGATCCGCTTTTCGACCGCTACGCCGCCGAGGGAAGGTGGGTCGCTACCTATGATGTGCCCCTGATCGCCAACGGGAAGGTGGATACTCCCGAGTTCAAAGTTCCCCAGAGCTCTGCGCACCGTATCCGTGATTATGTCCGTCAGCTTATTGACCGCAGGTGGAGCGCCGCCTATGGCATGATGGCCTGGGGCAACGCGGCGGTGCGGCAGTTGGTCGACCCCGCCGGGTCCCGCCAGGACAACGTGAAAGATATGGCCCGCATCATCTGCGGATTCGACATCATAGCGCTTTCGGAATGGTCATGGAATGTGAACGGGCGGAGCGAACAGGAATTCGCCGTCGCCTGGGCAACCCGTGAAGGGTATGAGAACCCGGAAGCGGTGGGGGAGTGGTCGGAGCTTATGGGGCCGGTGGAATTCGATGTGTACGATTCGGATTTCCCGGTTTGCTACTCCTGGGGCAAGGCTGCTTCCATGGTCAGGGATAAAGTGCGGCCGATGCTGGGAGAGGGGATGTTCCGGTACTATCGGGATACGCAGGATTTTGACCGTAAAATCGACGCCTGCGGAAAAGCGCTCACAATCGCCGGCGGATTCAGAAACCCTTACCTTGCGAACGAAACGCGGGTGATAGTATCCTATATCAAACTTGCCAAAACCATTTACCTGGTGGCGGAACAGGTTTCCACGGATGATCTTCACGCGCCGGGAAATCAGATCACCCTCCGTGAATCGTTGAAAAACCTGAACCTTGCCGGGAAAGAGAATGTGGAGGCCATCAGGAACTGGCGCGGGGCGCTCGGCCCCGAGCCTTGGTCCTACCGTGTGTATGACGCGATAAAAGGGACTGAAACTACGGTGAAGGATATCACCGGTTTTGTAAGTTACAGGTATCTTTACTGA
- the murB gene encoding UDP-N-acetylmuramate dehydrogenase — translation MLTSEKNISIAPFTHYKIGGVAREVYFPSDIEELYMVLSSLYRNKTPYYIFGGGSNVLVGDGFWEGAVVMTARMNGWEALPDRFVCGAGLPSSQAAEIALEHSRTGLEFLYLLPGSIGGALAGNARYDYRSMSDAIISLKAVHPEQGVREFSKEEIDFSYKRTSITREGWIIGSLTLGWSEDDPREILRCMEEIRNSRTIGRHFDYPSCGCVFKNDYARNVQAGRLIDSLGLKGLTVGGAKVADFHANFIINTGKATARDVLTLIEQIEQIVFERTGIVLEREVRLAGTF, via the coding sequence ATGCTCACATCAGAGAAAAACATTTCAATAGCGCCCTTTACCCACTATAAAATCGGCGGAGTCGCCAGGGAAGTTTATTTCCCTTCCGATATTGAAGAATTGTACATGGTTCTCTCAAGTCTTTATAGGAATAAAACACCCTACTATATTTTCGGCGGCGGCTCCAATGTGCTTGTGGGCGACGGTTTTTGGGAAGGTGCAGTAGTTATGACCGCGCGGATGAATGGCTGGGAGGCTTTGCCTGACCGTTTCGTCTGCGGCGCAGGGCTGCCCTCTTCACAGGCGGCGGAGATTGCTCTTGAGCATTCCCGTACCGGTCTGGAATTTCTGTATCTCCTTCCCGGCTCGATCGGCGGCGCACTGGCCGGAAACGCCCGGTATGACTATCGAAGCATGTCAGATGCAATCATTTCCCTGAAAGCTGTGCACCCGGAACAGGGCGTACGGGAATTTTCGAAGGAAGAAATTGATTTCTCCTACAAGCGTACCAGCATCACCCGTGAGGGATGGATTATCGGATCTCTTACCCTCGGCTGGAGCGAAGACGATCCGCGAGAAATCCTCCGCTGCATGGAGGAGATTCGGAATTCCCGCACCATAGGGCGGCATTTTGATTATCCTTCCTGCGGCTGTGTGTTCAAGAATGATTATGCCCGGAATGTGCAGGCGGGACGACTCATCGATTCGCTGGGATTGAAAGGATTGACCGTGGGCGGGGCGAAAGTGGCCGATTTCCACGCCAATTTCATCATCAACACCGGGAAAGCAACCGCTCGTGATGTGCTCACCCTTATCGAGCAGATTGAACAGATCGTTTTCGAACGCACCGGAATTGTCCTGGAGCGGGAAGTCCGGTTGGCAGGAACGTTTTGA